The nucleotide window TTCAATTGTATGACTTTTTGGTGTGTTAATCGAATTGGTTGTTGATTATACGTATTATGTCTAGTGCAGGTTTTCACaattgtcttgagttttaaattGTATACTAGTTTGTTAAGCTTATTAGATTGTGTCAATTGtacatttttttcacaattgtCTAGTTTGCTAGCATTTAGTTTCCATTTGAAGAGATGTGGTGGTTGTTGGTTACTGTAAAAGTAATATTGTTCTTTGGAATTGGAAATCTCAAATTAGAAAATCTGGGGCTATTTTGCATTGGAAAATCGTAGCCCTACTTTGCATTTGGAAATTCTACAACCCTTTGCATTTGGAAATATGCAAGACTATTTTACATCTGGAAAATCTGGAAAATGGAAAATCTAAACtcattaaaactaaataataaaattgaaaatttggaaAACTTATTACACTTTGTTATTTTGCAGTCTACAGAAAGTCTATGATTTCCTACAGTTCaacacaatataaatatatttccaTTAAATTCCTAAATGGAAAATCTTGGAAATAAGAGATGAATATAAAATATGGAAGGTTCTTTGCCAAAATACATAAACCCTAGTTTCGTATTTTCGATAGCGATGCGGTGTGAGAAGCGGTAGCTTGGTAGGGGAGGCATGTGTGCTGGGAAGGCGGTGTTCGAAGGAATGGCGTTGTGGTGAAGGAAACAGAGAAACTCGTTTGTCGGGGAGAGTTTCATTCATGAAGGAAGACAAAGAATCTTTGATGTAGCAAGTTGTGAGGGCAACCCTACGTAACTATTGTTCTGTAGTAGTTGTCTAAATTACCACGTTGGACTTTCGATAAGTCTTGGTGAACATGTTTTTTATCATGCTACATTATTGAGCGTGTATTTTATCACAGTTTATACTCATTTAGtgtgggtgttcttttatgcatatgaTTTAGCCGGCGTTAGGAATTAAAAGGGAGGCGAATgagctatcatggcataatattgggagttcttgtacaaatcaagttgaagACACAAGAgagcaatacgtaacttccNNNNNNNNNNNNNNNNNNNNNNNNNNNNNNNNNNNNNNNNNNNNNNNNNNNNNNNNNNNNNNNNNNNNNNNNNNNNNNNNNNNNNNNNNNNNNNNNNNNNNNNNNNNNNNNNNNNNNNNNNNNNNNNNNNNNNNNNNNNNNNNNNNNNNNNNNNNNNNNNNNNNNNNNNNNNNNNNNNNNNNNNNNNNNNNNNNNNNNNNNNNNNNNNNNNNNNNNNNNNNNNNNNNNNNNNNNNNNNNNNNNNNNNNNNNNNNNNNNNNNNNNNNNNNNNNNNNNNNNNNNNNNNNNNNNNNNNNNNNNNNNNNNNNNNNNNNNNNNNNNNNNNNNNNNNNNNNNNNNNNNNNNNNNNNNNNNNNNNNNNNNNNNNNNNNNNNNNNNNNNNNNNNNNNNNNNNNNNNNNNNNNNNNNNNNNNNNNNNNNNNNNNNNNNNNNNNNNNNNNNNNNNNNNNNNNNNNNNNNNNNNNNNNNNNNNNNNNNNNNNNNNNNNNNNNNNNNNNNNNNNNNNNNNNNNNNNNNNNNNNNNNNNNNNNNNNNNNNNNNNNNNNNNNNNNNNNNNNNNNNNNNNNNNNNNNNNNNNNNNNNNNNNNNNNNNNNNNNNNNNNNNNNNNNNNNNNNNNNNNNNNNNNNNNNNNNNNNNNNNNNNNNNNNNNNNNNNNNNNNNNNNNNNNNNNNNNNNNNNNNNNNNNNNNNNNNNNNNNNNNNNNNNNNNNNNNNNNNNNNNNNNNNNNNNNNNNNNNNNNNNNNNNNNNNNNNNNNNNNNNNNNNNNNNNNNNNNNNNNNNNNNNNNNNNNNNNNNNNNNNNNNNNNNNNNNNNNNNNNNNNNNNNNNNNNNNNNNNNNNNNNNNNNNNNNNNNNNNNNNNNNNNNNNNNNNNNNNNNNNNNNNNNNNNNNNNNNNNNNNNNNNNNNNNNNNNNNNNNNNNNNNNNNNNNNNNNNNNNNNNNNNNNNNNNNNNNNNNNNNNNNNNNNNNNNNNNNNNNNNNNNNNNNNNNNNNNNNNNNNTGATGATTGGATCAATATTACCACCATTTTGCAGAGTTTTTGTCAATCGAATGCATTACCTTCGTCTTTAACACCATAACGGACATGTTGTTCATCACTTCCAATGATGTATAGCAAGATGAAAGCTTTGCtattaagaagaataaaataattgaggtgagttttgttatgaatgaaatgagtgttttattttattttttataatagaaataTAGTTTGATCATCAAGACCTCAGTGAaagtcatcaatatatatatatatatatatatatataaacacaagtAGCATTAATTCTCAAATGAGTTATTAGGTAGCATATTCTTTCATATATACTcaattaatatatgtaattaaagTAATTAGTACAATAAGTTGACAATTAGTGGTTGCATACTATAACGCCTATTATATCAAATGAATTTCTaccataataaatattaatcaacCAATATAATATCCTTTTATCATATCTATGGATTCATCTATGCTCCTCCGCTTTCAATTCGATATAACTATGCAATTATTAAGATGAACAAAAACCAGGATATGatggaaaaattgaaagatcaTTTTGTAATCTTTATATGGATCTTCCCTCAATTACTAAATATGTATTATCATGAATAACAACCATCTAGATAACCACAATAAAAGTCTTTAACCAAACTtaactaaaacataaatataatatatatgtatgtgtgtgtgtgtgacacGTAAAATCAAAGACCAACATGATCTTGTTCTTAAACAAAGGAATCAATAACAAAATCCTtgatatcaaataaataaattactcgaacaaataaagaaatcataACAACAATATTTTAAGCTATTGTTTCAAAAGTCTCATTACTATGGAATTCATTTCAAGAAAACACCCATATAAGACCACATTATATGCAATACAACTAcaatacaaacattacaaaagttttataaacaaattagaTTCATATTTTCATCTACAAAAGTTGGTGCGCAAAATTCTCTCACTAATTCATTCACCTTAACCATTCATTAGAAATTATATCATTGGTCCGACAACAAATAAGTTTTCACATTCCATCCCTCGTTGCTAGATCCATTTACTATCAAAACTCATACTTTATTCTAAACATTTCTATAAAGATgtctacattttattttattgtatgatTACCGAGTTTTTGTACTTGCTAAATGCTCTTAAAAAGACAATATCAACTCTTCCATCGCATGACCATGTTAAAGCATTTCCATGCCGAATGACGTGTTTTCGATTTTTGTACAGAATCACATAGCCATAGTAAATGACCTCTAAACATTGCATTTGTGAGATATTGATGCCCGAACCATTTCAACCCGATACGGCTGATTTGAAAATTCAATATTGCAACTATAACTTATCTAACATGAAAAAGAATGACAAGCCACCAATCCAAGCACCAAAGGCTTTCCAAATTGTCTCCAGcacaattttgaaaaaataatgtaCTCCTTCATGTCAAGACACCACATAAATTATCAACTTGCATAAAACTAGCCAACTTTGGCTTTTAGATGTCTAGTATACTTTTACTatcgagtatatatatatatatatatatatatatatatatatttcataatgcaaagaaacaacaataaagtTTAATACTATGATAATCAATGATATTACGCAGTGTAACATTTTCGGATCAAGAAGAGATCTAGAAGATGTTGAAAGCTAGATGTATGCAATGACTTCTTTGATAATATCTTGAGGATAACTTAAAGAAAATAGTTACAAGACTTCTCCCATTCTAACATAATATAATGATCGTAAGAATTTGGagaaataaaatagaagacaaAGGAGCAAACATTGgagaaaaatacataaagaaaacataaagccCTAAATAATGACGTTGCAACAAAACTGAGAAGAAAAGATTGCCTGATTCCAAACTCCCAACCTAAGTTGTTATAAATGGATCTATATAGGTATGCatgtattatgtatatatatagaaaataacaCATAATAATTTGAGATATGTATGTATTGATGGAAAATGACATGACTATAAATGAATAACCCCAacacaaaacaataatatttgccAGCTAATGGTttgccaaaataaaagatacacaaacatttatatattgagagaataaaaaatcaaaatcaaatcttatCTTCTTTgacaagaaacaataaaatcCTTGATATCATGAGTAAAGTGATGTGAGCCTAACTCGATTCAAATAAgttgaatgaaaaaataaaaataaaaaaagaagcatGTGCAAAAAAAAGGATagataatatattaaacaaggacatcaaatatatcatagAGAGAGATCACGTGTGACAGATGGAATTATACTATATAACTTATGTTTAGTACATTCTTCagttattaaatgaaaataagaagacAAAATCTTATAAAACCCAAAAATGCCAAATGCCTTCTGCCattaataatcaacaatgaatttTTGACTATTGATTAAACCCGAAGGAAGGCCAAGATTTTTACTAAAGACCCATATGAACAATAATGCAATTCTGTCAATAATATCTATCTCAATTCAAGTATTAGCTAATACAAACAATGACTTCcatgtgtgtgttttaattcaagttttttattatttgttacttacccctttctcttttttgttttaataatttttattgttggttgtacatataaaacaaaattaaaaaaaaaattgttgccCATAAACATacccacaaaaacaaaagcatgaCTAACATTTGTCATAGCTCCCACTCTTCACTTGATCTGAATATACATTTTAATGCTTAATTACTAACTACCAACATAAATAAATCACTAGAAAAACCTAAAATTGAAGagatatatacaaatatagagCTATTTGAACAAGTAGACCATAAGATCCCTTGCACCTTGACTATAGCAAACAATtgcaaaatcaattcaatacaAAAGGAATTTATATTGTgtaacaattttataaaaatattttcctaaGATATAACTATAGaggaaaacaaatataataaaatacatataagataaaaacacaatactcttcttttaagaaatcttacattcttttgaatttttatcaaaagTTAAGCGATTAGTACATTACATTTgtgttttgggaaaaaaaaacaaaactaaaactaaaactaaaactaatccactcttcttttaagaaaatttgaCAAAGCATGATGAATGTCTTTGACTGAAGACAccaaaaatgaatatgaaaaaataaccaATTAAAAACAGTACAAGACGATCATCTCTATGTCATCTTTACTTACCTATGTTTCActttttgtattaataattttgattattagcCATACATATACAAACAATTTTCACAacacattttgaaaaaattatatatatatatatatatatacagaaaacGTTCATCAAACCTAACAATAGTAAGTTACAAAACTAACAATTTTATGACATTTCCTTTCCTAACATAAAACTATGCACATCAAATCATATCTGATATCCCTCTAGCTAATTTGCATACATCTAAAAAAGTAATAGTTGTCAAAACTCCTAGTCTTCACTTGATCTCAatacacatttataaaaaaaaaacttacaaaatACTAGATGTATGACCACCATCATAATACAATTAGCCCAAAACAACTacaatttatgatatatatatatagaaaactaTGTCAACAACAAGCCGACAAGATCCATTGCACCTTAACTATAGCAAAAAATTGTAGAGGAATCAATACAAtaagaaacacaacaatttaAAGAAATccaaatgtaaaacaaaacgaCTCTCCTTTTAAAGAAATCTCAAAGAACATGATGAATATCTTTGACTAAACACAcaagaattttagaaaaaaaattaaccaaagaaaaacaacataagGCAACCATCTctgtctctgtctctctctgtctctctctctatatgtatatatatatatatatatgtatttctaAAGTAGTTGTGCCTATCCCAAaacaaatagatatatatatatatatatatatataacacctaATAGAAATAAACTAATCTTCCACAAAATCATCAATCTCCTAGATCAAACGTAGTAACACTCGAACAAAAAATACACATTATCAGCATAATTTCCATGCGGTTTCAAGATCCTCTTTTACTCATCcttgcttattattattgttcaatTGTTAACCAATTTGTTTTCTggatagcaaaaaaaaatattcatactTACAACTTTAATGTATCTATCCTGATGATGATTTGCTGCAATTTGTAGGGTTATCAAAGCAACATACAAGAAAGAGAATGAGTGCATCCAAATTCAAgacaatttgtgttttttgcgGTAGTAACTTAGGAGAAAAAGAGTTATCAAGATGCTGCCATAGATCTTGGCAGAAAAACTAGTTTGCCTTCTTCATGTTACTAAATTTTAATTGTGGTTTTTAATCACTCTCTCTTTGTTTCCATTGTTTTCCCTCTATTGTTGTTCTTATAATCATATAGTCTACTCATTTATGTATGCTCAGCTATAAATATGTGCAATAACCTAATAAATCCCTACAGgtgatgaaaaatattaatttagtatatggaGGAGGCAATATAGGATTAATGGGCTTGATAGCATAAAATTGTCTTTAATGGTGGAAGACACGTTCTTGGGTATGAGttatgcttgtttgtttttaaatattgaaaccCCAatcttttgaagaaaaaaactagagaTATTAAAAGCTTTTTCCCCTATAACTCAGGATCATTCCCGAAACACTAATGGCGAAAGaggcatgaaaaaaattaattgaatataATGACAAACTATTGAAAGAAACAACttagaatacaaatacaaatggCTATTTACTAATAAATTGTTTTATGAATTTGTCAGATAACTGGCGTCATTATAGGAGAAGTAAAACCAGTGACCGATATGCACCAAAGAAAAGCAGAGATGGCTCGCAATTATGATGCCTTTATTGCTATGCCTGGTTAGTACATAACCTACATGTATGAGTTATTATATGCCCACTAACAGTGTTTGATTTTGTTATCATTCTTTTACCACACATTATgcaaaaaccaaacaaacccTCTCACAAATCATTATATGTAAATGTTCTTgacataaaaaacaataaataaataaataaactaagtaACCTTAATTGGAATTATTATGCATGAGGTTATGGCACTCTTGAAGAATTTTTTGAAGTGATTACTTGGGCACAACTAGGCATACATAAGAAGCTGATAATTCAATGGCAACTGTACATATATACAATGGAAATGCTGAACAAATCATCACTAATGTATTCTTTGGTGTaggttgggttttttttaatattgatggCTATTACAACTCATTGCTATCATTCATTGACCATGCTGTAGAAGAAGGTTTCATCAGCCCAAGTGACCGCCATATAATTGTCTCCGCTGCAAATGCAAAAGAACTAATGGAAAAGCTCAAAGTAATGTCAAAATgctagaaaataatatatatgtactaAACAATATCCTAATACACGACAATTAAGAATAAAGTTCACTAAGACATCATTCTTttgcacataaaaaaaaactgctaaccagaacaaggaaaacaaagaatcaacCCTTAACCATGATCAAATCCATGAAGTTAACTCATCGGAGAACAATGCCGGGCAACCTCTCATATCCAGTGATTCCAGTTCACCTATCAAAATCCCATGAATGAAGTGGAGTCCGTTCACTTTTACCCTCTGGTTTTTGTCTTTGACCGAAAGTGGAAggtcaaaaattgaaacaactTTTGCCTATGGTTAATGCAAGTGATGTTGTTAGTAATAATATGATAAGAATCTTTGAGATAAATATGAAACTGAGTAAATATGAATGACATGTCAGACAAATTGAGTTGCTCTTCCAAACTCACTTGACaatataaaacaaatgagaGAATCCATCACAACCCAACTTTCCTATTATTAATGGCAAAAACCACACACAAAAattattcatgtatgaataaatCCTTCCAAAATGTATGCAgacaaaatgaaagaaaaaaacaaacccACAACATAAGGCGGGCCTCCACACTAGTAAAAATAAATCTCATCTTcattcaaaaagagaaaaaaaaaacctaattacCTAGTGAAACTTAATtcccttttaaatatattaatgtaatttttaattttaggtAGGGCAATATGGTTTTTAAGTTGTCCTTACTTTGATAGGATTTTTGTACTCGTGCTTTTGGCGgtacaaaaaaaattagcaatttATGCTATACTCAATCAACTTTTTAGTGCCCTGTACTCTCACTTTCTttgtaaatcaaacaaataacaatttAAGTTGTTCTGTGTTGTTCCTTAAAATCTTGCATATCAAACTGATCCTAAGttcattaaaactaaaaaaagaggtaaaataaaaataacacaataagAGTAGATGCAGCGAACACTAACAATagatctaataaaataatgtaaGAGGACAACAAAAACgaacaaccaaataatcaatgatttaaaaaccagACCGGACCGAACCGACGGTTCAAttggttcaaccgggaaccgagCCGTAAACCGGTTCAATTAGTCATATAAAACACTAAAGAACCAGAccggctaatttattaatttaaattatttaattagtttatttattttataatttaaaatttaaatgaagttaataaactcattaacttagtacaaatttcaaaaagacaaaaaagtcaaaaaaagtaaaaagtaaaatggttcaagatattaaatatttatgatttattatgattaacttataattttacactaatcaataattaaatcatttaagtTAAAGTATTAAAGTGttaaattaaacatttgaacggtttggtttttattttttaatcattattgttgttgtatacttgtatacttatattttatttaattctttatattttaatatttgttgtatagttgtatttttgtatatttgtattttaaaaattttaatttttttgaaagttaAGACTTTGTCaccttataaaggtaatttaactttgtaatatgtaattttgtatcttttttattaatttttctttatttttaaaattattatttttacttattttttaatattttttaatttttaaatatttatttatttaaaaaattaaatccggttgaaccggttggaCCATAATCGGTTGTCTAACCGGGTCGACAACCGGTCTGGTaattaaaacatacaaaagGAGGGAGATTactttcattttcacactcttGAAAAGTTTCATAATTTAACCAAGAAACATGCTTCTATAAATCTTAAAGCCACACGTGGAACATTAGGGGCCATCACGGTgcttatttaaatatcaaaacgGGGGCGTTTGCCGCCAGTTCTCCATTTCGTGGTTTCTCTTCTCCGAGCTCTCTCCCTGTTCTCCATTCCTTCGCTTCTCCGAGCTCGTTCGAGAAGATGGGATCGATTTCTTAGGGTTTCGTGCTTCTCAGGCATCCAATCCTCCATCGCAGTGCTGCTGGTTGATCCTTTCTTCTGATTCCTCGGTGTGAGATCAAATTACGATGATTTAATGCTCGATTTTTTCATGAATTTCTGTTCTGATGATGGGTTTTATGGAATTCGAGGTGATGAGTCTTGATTTTCTGATTTCTctagtattttctttttattactgGATGCTTGTGCATTGTGATTGTGAAAATTGATGCTTTCTAGGGTTTCCGATTTGCACAAACCTCTTTATCTGTTAAATAGATCTAACTAGGGATATCTGtatgtgttttcatgtttacttgcattggttggaatttttctcttctttgtaGTGCGTGCTGATTGAGAACTTGGGTATCTTGTGGAATTATGATCCGTCTTTTAGGTTTTTAGAAGAAATTTCTGCAATTTTGAGAATTAACAAGAATCTCATGCGTTTATTTGGATTAGTCCATGCTGAAATAAGAAAATCTGATGTGTTTTAGGGAAACTTCTATTTCTGATGATATATCTGATGGTATATAATTGCAGTTTAGTCAATAGCATTGCTGATTTTGTCAAAAGTTTTTTCCAGGAAATGGTCTGGATTCTTTTGTAGACCCAGagtaaatttgttttttctacTGCCCCCCCTAGCTTCTTGATGGTTTTCTGCTTATTAGAGACAAATAAGCAAAACAGgatgtttctttgatttattatgAGAAATAGCACTTGATTTGCACTGCTTTAATAAGgaatttctttatttgtttaaatctgACCTGTATTTTCCCTCTGTTTTTTCATTTGAAAGCAATTAAGTAGAAAACTGGAATAGGCTGTCTCTGTTTTGATTTAGACAGCATGTTCCTTCCTTGAGTTTCAAGCATCCTTTATTTTCCAATTTGATGTACATTGCAGGTCCTAGTAGCTCTCTAATACCATGGCCTTTCAATCCCAATTAGCGAAATGAGGTGCAATGCTTGTTGGCGGGAATTGGAGGGCAAGGCCGTATCAACTACATGTGGTCATATTTTGTGTATCCTTTCAAGTCATTGATATGCTGGTCTTGTTATGTTGAAGTTATTAACTAACCAATACTCAGAAGTCTTCTATGGTTAAGTGTCCTTAACACTTGAGAAGGCACTGAAGATGCTGGCAAGATACTGTCCAATGATGCTGCATGTCCTATCTGTGATCAAGTGCTCTCAAGAAGGTGCACATCCATTTATTTTCTTGGCTCAGATAGTAATGGTTTTTCCATGTCATTATCAATTGAGCTATTTCTAAGATCTGCTTTATCCTTCAGATTTCTCCTCATAAGTAGCATTGATGCTTTTTATATAGGAACAGCAGAATATTTTATGAGGCCATCCTGCAATTTTAATACCAACATATTTCATGAGGCACTTTTAGTGATTTGATCCATTTTCACATAACATGCTGAACTTTTGCTTGTCAGCCTCATGAGACCGGTGGAAATTAATCCTGGTGATGAATGGATAAATGTAAGAACTTCTATCAAGTCATTGAATTTCTATGGTTGTACTTAACATTCTATGTTCTTAGTCATGTTTGCTTTGCAGATGGCAATGGCTGGAATGTCTCCACAGATACGTATCCTCATGCTTATTTAATGGCTTATAGATTATTTACTTTATTCACCCCGTGTTTATCCATTATCAAGTAAAGCAAAGCCTAGAGATTTTCAGCAGGTTTTTAGGGAGATCTAAATGAATTGCCCAtgtctatgttttcctttgataAATAAAACCACAGTTATGAAGAGTGCCTATCGGAGTGTAATGTTTTATATTGGCCAAAAGGAACTTGAAATGCAATACAAAATGAACACGATCATTGGGCAATGCCGCCAGAAATGTGAGGCCATGCAAGCAAAGTTCACAGAGAAGCTAGAGCAGGTGCACACTGCATATCAGAAAGCAGCAAAAAGGTGCCAGATGATGGAACAAGAAATTGACAACTTGTCTAAAGATAAGCAGGAACTCCAAGAAAAATATGCTGAAAAATCCAGGTTTAAATCTTGTGGCTtctgtgttaaaaaaaattcacgaCAGACTTATACAATCCTCTGTTTTTGTACTCAATACTTGGTTGCATAAGAGGGTCTGATATATCAACTGCTTCTTTGAAATCAGACAGAAGAGAAAGCTTGATGAGATGTATGATCAGTTGAGGAATGAGTATGAGTCAGTGAAGCGATCAGCTATACAACCTGCAGGCAACTTCTTCCAAAGAGCTGACCCAGACTTGTTTTCAGGCATGGGAAATTTGATGGATGGCAGGGAGCCTGTCAGACAAGGTGATTCTTTAACCATTTCATTTCTTTGGGTTAAACAAGAAGCAATGAATTAATGAATTatccaaggaaaaaaaaagtcttgGCAAATTGCTTGATATTCAAATAGCAAAATGCCTATGTTTTAGTAAAGCCTCTAAGAAATACTTGAGTTTTCTTAAGAACTGAATTGGTCAGAGGGAGCTTACTGGAACTTTTCTTTAAGCTCTCCCCCAAAAATAcagtttgatttatttgttgcaGATCGATTCACTCCTGATACTCCAGGGCAGAGAGAGGACATGTGGCCTGGTAGACAGAAGAATTCCAACTCAACTGTCTTTGACCTTTCTGGAGGTTCGCCAGCAAAGACAACAATTCCTGGGGACAGTGGGGGCAGAAGGCCCGCTCGTCCTATATTTGGACCTGGGGTGAGCAACCCATCAGCTACCTTACGGAATCTCATAATTTCTCCAATGAAACGGCCACAATTATCACGTAGTCGCCCCCACATGTTCACGTAAGTCCTTATctctaatcaattttttttttcattaatgctCAGAAGTTATTCTAGATATATGCCTGCCTGAAAGCTATCTTCTGTGTGCTGTGGTTAATTGGTAGCAGACATGCAGAAAAGTCCTATTGTTTCTATAGGAAAAAAGCCGTTAGGAGCCATGTTCTCTGTAGTCTATCCATGCCTACCTTAAAAGTTTTTCTCATTCTTCTATGCCTCCTTACTGGTTAGAAGCTAATATgcacataatttttattgttgatttcaAAGAGAGACCGGTATTCAGTAGCCATGTTTTCTGCTGATTTGCATATATAAGCAGAAAGCTTTGACTTTGACTCCCAAATTagagaaattttgaaactttacTGATCAGTCAAACTCTTATTTCAGGCTGTAGGAGCAATGGAGAGAGTAGTCTTCTGCTGTCCATCCTAGAGCAGTCTCCTGTTTCCTTCTCCTGGATAACTACTAAGTTTTGTAAGATCTTTCCTTTAGATGCCTCAGCAAGGCATCATCATGCTCTGGTTGGAAAAGAATAGCCGGTATTACTGTCCTTGTTGGAACAATTATTACGAGAGTGTCCTTTTTCTTGGCTTACTAACATTTTAACTGACAATTCAGAGATAAGTTCTCTTTTTGGAAACCAAAAGAGAGATATCCTGCACCCTGCAGGCAACAAAGAGCAAGAATATATAACTAGTAGTCAATACTCTCATTACGTTCAAATGAAACTTTTCAGGTAGAAAGCAGGTTGGAGAATATTGTTTACAGGATCAGAAATTGCTTTTTCACCATGGTAAGTTTCCAAATCTTACCAGAAAATTCAAATGCCTGCTATGCATGATCTCCAAATATTTATAGCTTTTCAGGCTTGTGAAAGGTGTGAATCTTTGGTAAGCCTGACAGACTCATATCTAGGTTTCCCCTTGCCCTCCAAAATCATGTTGTGGGAAGCAAATGATGTGAATGCAATTGGTATGAATCTCTAATTTGCCCACTTTCAACATTGACCCTTTCTTGGATAAGTGTTTAATCAATGTTCTCGCTGTGAAACTGGTCAATTATAGAGTTGTTGTAGTTTCGAGTCATTAACCAGTTAGGATTGAAATGCCGCCTCGCCGCATCTTTGGAAATTCATTAGATTACTGTATTTGTGTGCCTGCTGTCTGAACAACAGTATTATTGTAGCAGTCTTGAACCTATGCACCCAAAATGAAGGATTGTTTACCTATTTGACAGTAGAATTTTTTTCCAACCTATAGTCTCCAGTTCACTGTTCTTTGGTTCATCTAAAAGTCTACCAGTAACTGTTAGATTGAAATGTATAATGAATAGGTATTGGACAAAATTTCTCATGTTCCTGTTTGATTTCTTCAA belongs to Dioscorea cayenensis subsp. rotundata cultivar TDr96_F1 chromosome 17, TDr96_F1_v2_PseudoChromosome.rev07_lg8_w22 25.fasta, whole genome shotgun sequence and includes:
- the LOC120280808 gene encoding E3 ubiquitin-protein ligase CCNB1IP1 homolog isoform X5; its protein translation is MDKFMFALQMAMAGMSPQILMKSAYRSVMFYIGQKELEMQYKMNTIIGQCRQKCEAMQAKFTEKLEQVHTAYQKAAKRCQMMEQEIDNLSKDKQELQEKYAEKSRQKRKLDEMYDQLRNEYESVKRSAIQPAGNFFQRADPDLFSGMGNLMDGREPVRQDRFTPDTPGQREDMWPGRQKNSNSTVFDLSGGSPAKTTIPGDSGGRRPARPIFGPGVSNPSATLRNLIISPMKRPQLSRSRPHMFTL
- the LOC120280808 gene encoding E3 ubiquitin-protein ligase CCNB1IP1 homolog isoform X2; the encoded protein is MRCNACWRELEGKAVSTTCGHILCTEDAGKILSNDAACPICDQVLSRSLMRPVEINPGDEWINMAMAGMSPQILMKSAYRSVMFYIGQKELEMQYKMNTIIGQCRQKCEAMQAKFTEKLEQVHTAYQKAAKRCQMMEQEIDNLSKDKQELQEKYAEKSRQKRKLDEMYDQLRNEYESVKRSAIQPAGNFFQRADPDLFSGMGNLMDGREPVRQDRFTPDTPGQREDMWPGRQKNSNSTVFDLSGGSPAKTTIPGDSGGRRPARPIFGPGVSNPSATLRNLIISPMKRPQLSRSRPHMFT
- the LOC120280808 gene encoding E3 ubiquitin-protein ligase CCNB1IP1 homolog isoform X1, encoding MRCNACWRELEGKAVSTTCGHILCTEDAGKILSNDAACPICDQVLSRSLMRPVEINPGDEWINMAMAGMSPQILMKSAYRSVMFYIGQKELEMQYKMNTIIGQCRQKCEAMQAKFTEKLEQVHTAYQKAAKRCQMMEQEIDNLSKDKQELQEKYAEKSRQKRKLDEMYDQLRNEYESVKRSAIQPAGNFFQRADPDLFSGMGNLMDGREPVRQDRFTPDTPGQREDMWPGRQKNSNSTVFDLSGGSPAKTTIPGDSGGRRPARPIFGPGVSNPSATLRNLIISPMKRPQLSRSRPHMFTL
- the LOC120280808 gene encoding E3 ubiquitin-protein ligase CCNB1IP1 homolog isoform X3 — encoded protein: MRCNACWRELEGKAVSTTCGHILCTEDAGKILSNDAACPICDQVLSRSLMRPVEINPGDEWINMAMAGMSPQILMKSAYRSVMFYIGQKELEMQYKMNTIIGQCRQKCEAMQAKFTEKLEQVHTAYQKAAKRCQMMEQEIDNLSKDKQELQEKYAEKSRQKRKLDEMYDQLRNEYESVKRSAIQPAGNFFQRADPDLFSGMGNLMDGREPVRQGQREDMWPGRQKNSNSTVFDLSGGSPAKTTIPGDSGGRRPARPIFGPGVSNPSATLRNLIISPMKRPQLSRSRPHMFTL
- the LOC120280808 gene encoding E3 ubiquitin-protein ligase CCNB1IP1 homolog isoform X4 encodes the protein MRCNACWRELEGKAVSTTCGHILCTEDAGKILSNDAACPICDQVLSRSLMRPVEINPGDEWINMAMAGMSPQILMKSAYRSVMFYIGQKELEMQYKMNTIIGQCRQKCEAMQAKFTEKLEQVHTAYQKAAKRCQMMEQEIDNLSKDKQELQEKYAEKSRQKRKLDEMYDQLRNEYESVKRSAIQPAGNFFQRADPDLFSGMGNLMDGREPVRQGQREDMWPGRQKNSNSTVFDLSGGSPAKTTIPGDSGGRRPARPIFGPGVSNPSATLRNLIISPMKRPQLSRSRPHMFT